The region TCCTGCCGCTTCCTTCACCATGGCATTAATAGCGCTCTTGTCACGCAAGAGATTGAAATAAGTTTCATCGGGCTTCCAGTAGTCCGCCATATTGACATTGAAGCGATTGCCAAGCACTTCCACCAAACCAGAACCAGAATCCAGTGTTTCGGCAATCACAAAAGTGAGGATTAGCGATACGCTGGCATCGTCGAGTTCGAGAAGCTTGGCGAACACATCATGGATATAATGACGCTTGTCCCAATCGCCTTTGCGGGGAACAAAGGTTTCATTGTTATGGTTTCTGATACCAAGCAAAGAGAAGACACGCTCTCTTTCTTCCGCGAATGCGGCTTCGGCCTTATTATCGGCAAGGCTGTCTTTGATGGCATCACTGCTGGCTTTTTGCGGGTCGGCTGTGGCGTTGAGTAAGCCGCCCCCTGCTATGATCTGTGCGGTTGCCAAACGAAGCGCCACGCCTTGGTGCGATAGCAATTCACAGCGCACCACCGCATGTCGATGGAGGCTCAGATAGTTTAGCATCGGGTTTGAGAGTTCGGGCTTGGCTTTGATCTCATCACTACCTTCCCCGTCTGCCTTCTCGGATGTGTCTGGGGCTTTCCGTCTGGCTTTTGCTTCCTTGCGGGATAACTGCCCTTCATAAAACGTCACTTCACCATTATGGGCAGTCGCAATATAGACCTTGCCACCATCTTGCCTTTCGGCATCGACATAATCATAGGACGGGAAGTACTCACCGCGTTCCAGAATAATAACATCCTGCCAACCATCGACCAGATAGGTTTCCCTTGCTTGTGCAATTGCGGTGTTTTGTAATTCCCAGAATTGTTCAGGGTCATCAAAATAGCTTTCCTCCCCAAACAGGTCGGAAACGATGCCACCGTTATAGTCCTCCACATCAAACAAGGCGGCACTGGTCGCAATCTGCTCCCCGCCAAATAGCCAATCTTTCAAACGATAGCCTTCGGGTGCACCTTCATCACTGCGCCATAATCCCAGCCATGCTTTTTGTTGTTTCTTGGTCGCCATGGTGAGAATACGAACGGTTTGGGCGTGTATTTCTTGCTTGCGGTAGAGCGTCAAAATTGGTGATAACAGATTGGCAATTGCCAATCGTTGTTTAACCAATCGCTCCGTCACACCGAATTGTGCGGCGATATCGTCAATCTCTTGCCCTTGCTTCACCAAAGCGGCGAAGGCTTTGAACTGGTCGATTTCGTCCATCGGCAGGCGGGCAATATTCTCTGCCAAGGATGCTTCAATCGCCTTGGCATCCTCCTCATCATCCATGATGATACAGGGCACAAGCGTCACATCCTGATTGTCTTCTTCTGTCGCCAGTTTGAGCGCGGCATGATAGCGGCGCTGTCCAGCCACCACCTCATACCCTTCACAGTTCGGGCGCACCAACAATGGTTGGACAATGCCAAGCGAGCGAATGGATGGCACAAGGTCATCGACGGACTTTGCGCCTTGCTTGCGAACATTCAGCGGGGTTGTTTTGAGGTGATCGAGTTCAATATGTTGCAGTTGCATTTTTAAAATTCCTTTCTTTAAAATCAGTGCGAAATTGCACCAGCGAACGGTCTTCGCAGGCCGCTCTATGGTGAAATCGGCTCACGGCAATATTCATCGGCAAGCATGAGTTTAAGAACGCGTGTGGTGATGTTAGGATTAGACGGATCAGTGCTTTTCCCGCCCGTATCCGTATCAAGATATTCAATCTTCCAGATCAGGCGGTGTGCGCCAATGGCGAAAGCCCCGAAGTCACGTTCGTCAAACGGGTCTGTATGACCTGATAAACTCTTGGCATCACGGACAAGCTGAAAAGCGCACATTTGCGTATAGGTATTGAGCGCATCAATACCCGCTGTTGTTTCCACACGTCCGCCTTTGAGAGAACGGCGGAAGGCATCATTCATTGCGCCAATCTTGCGGTAGTAACTTTCGAAGTCGCTCATTATGACGCTCTGTAGATAAGGTGTTCACCCGCGATAGTGGTTTCCGTGTATTCCACACTCAGGTCACGGGCGATTGCGTCATAATCTATGTAGAATTGCAGGTTTTCGGGGATATCGCCGTAGAGTCCTTCTTCGACAAATTGCTCTGCCAACGCCTTCATGGTGCTGACACAATAAATATCAATACCGTAATGGTCAGGGTCATTTTGCGGGTCAAAATCGTACCCAAGCTCATCAAGGGCAATGATAGTGTTGATTTTTTCCCAAAGCTCCCAAGCATCCACGCATTCAAGAAAGTCCTTAAAATTGGCCTGACTTAATCCAATGGCTTTAGCGAGGTGATTATCTTCCGTTTCACCGTCAATGAATTGTATTTCAAATTCTTCAACTGATTGACCAAAGCGGTCTTTGCAGGTTGCGGCCTTGCGGTCATATTCCTCACCATCATGAAAATAAAACCCCTGTGCCTCAATGTTGTAGGGTTGTGCATATAAAACTGTTCCCATCTTTCCCGTCCTTTCTCGGTGTTTGGGGTTTCCGACATCGGAGGAAACACGCGCTCCAACCCTTGCCGCAC is a window of Coralliovum pocilloporae DNA encoding:
- a CDS encoding DUF3768 domain-containing protein, producing the protein MSDFESYYRKIGAMNDAFRRSLKGGRVETTAGIDALNTYTQMCAFQLVRDAKSLSGHTDPFDERDFGAFAIGAHRLIWKIEYLDTDTGGKSTDPSNPNITTRVLKLMLADEYCREPISP
- a CDS encoding ParB/RepB/Spo0J family partition protein encodes the protein MQLQHIELDHLKTTPLNVRKQGAKSVDDLVPSIRSLGIVQPLLVRPNCEGYEVVAGQRRYHAALKLATEEDNQDVTLVPCIIMDDEEDAKAIEASLAENIARLPMDEIDQFKAFAALVKQGQEIDDIAAQFGVTERLVKQRLAIANLLSPILTLYRKQEIHAQTVRILTMATKKQQKAWLGLWRSDEGAPEGYRLKDWLFGGEQIATSAALFDVEDYNGGIVSDLFGEESYFDDPEQFWELQNTAIAQARETYLVDGWQDVIILERGEYFPSYDYVDAERQDGGKVYIATAHNGEVTFYEGQLSRKEAKARRKAPDTSEKADGEGSDEIKAKPELSNPMLNYLSLHRHAVVRCELLSHQGVALRLATAQIIAGGGLLNATADPQKASSDAIKDSLADNKAEAAFAEERERVFSLLGIRNHNNETFVPRKGDWDKRHYIHDVFAKLLELDDASVSLILTFVIAETLDSGSGLVEVLGNRFNVNMADYWKPDETYFNLLRDKSAINAMVKEAAGKITADAHITSTAKVQKQVIQNCLNGTRKGKAKRDWQPRYMNFPMKAYTKNSGIRTVEHWKSLKKTYAA
- a CDS encoding antirestriction protein ArdA, which codes for MVAILISEPWLKIPTFLSAPSRAGKMRRGVVGAARVGARVSSDVGNPKHRERTGKMGTVLYAQPYNIEAQGFYFHDGEEYDRKAATCKDRFGQSVEEFEIQFIDGETEDNHLAKAIGLSQANFKDFLECVDAWELWEKINTIIALDELGYDFDPQNDPDHYGIDIYCVSTMKALAEQFVEEGLYGDIPENLQFYIDYDAIARDLSVEYTETTIAGEHLIYRAS